The Solanum lycopersicum chromosome 6, SLM_r2.1 genome has a window encoding:
- the LOC101246641 gene encoding universal stress protein PHOS34 — MGEKPVMVVGLDDSEYSFYALEWTLEHLFRSSPPPFKLLIVHAKPTATSAIGLAGPGGADVLPYVEADLRKISSRIAEKAKKICSAKSVNDVVVEIAEGDARSVLCDAVEKHHASMLVVGSHGYGVLKRAVLGSVSDYCAHHTHCSVMIVKRPKIKA; from the exons ATGGGGGAAAAACCGGTGATGGTGGTGGGGCTGGATGACAGCGAATACAGTTTTTATGCATTAGAGTGGACTTTGGAACACTTGTTTAGATCTTCACCGCCTCCTTTCAAACTCCTTATCGTTCACGCCAAACCTACTGCTACTTCTGCCATCGGCCTCGCTGGTCCtg GGGGTGCCGATGTTTTGCCCTATGTGGAGGCTGATTTGAGGAAGATCTCTTCAAGGATAGCCGAAAAAGCTAAGAAGATTTGTTCTGCTAAATCG GTAAACGATGTTGTAGTTGAGATTGCGGAAGGTGATGCTAGGAGTGTCTTGTGTGATGCAGTGGAGAAGCATCATGCCTCTATGTTAGTTGTTGGTAGTCATGGTTATGGAGTTCTGAAGAG GGCTGTTTTGGGCAGTGTAAGTGACTACTGTGCTCACCACACTCACTGCAGTGTGATGATTGTGAAGCGCCCAAAGATCAAGGCTTGA
- the LOC101246355 gene encoding outer envelope pore protein 16-4, chloroplastic isoform X2, with the protein MEVDIADDIPCSSIAVDSVIRMGTAGLIWGSCSGPYDANKLGLSGINRASFIAKSVGRLGFQWGLFAAIFSSTRCGFQRYRRRNDWGLLLVQVPETGSRLLEQQVSCVSYVMLLRTPDKLWL; encoded by the exons ATGGAGGTGGATATCGCCGACGACATCCCATGTTCTTCCATCGCCGTCGATTCCGTTATTCGAATGGGCACC GCTGGCTTAATCTGGGGCTCCTGTTCTGGTCCTTACGACGCCAATAAATTAG GTCTTTCTGGCATTAATAGAGCTTCTTTTATT GCTAAGTCAGTTGGTCGGCTTGGCTTTCAGTGGG GATTGTTTGCTGCTATATTTTCTTCCACTCGGTGTGGGTTTCAGAGATATAGAAGACGAAATGATTGG GGGCTGCTTTTGGTGCAGGTACCCGAAACTGGAAGCAGGTTGCTGGAGCAACAGGTCTCGTGTGTCTCTTATGTCATGTTGCTGAGGACTCCCGATAAACTTTGGCTTTGA
- the LOC101246355 gene encoding outer envelope pore protein 16-4, chloroplastic isoform X1 — protein MEVDIADDIPCSSIAVDSVIRMGTAGLIWGSCSGPYDANKLGLSGINRASFIAKSVGRLGFQWGLFAAIFSSTRCGFQRYRRRNDWVNVLTAGVVAGAAFGAGTRNWKQVAGATGLVCLLCHVAEDSR, from the exons ATGGAGGTGGATATCGCCGACGACATCCCATGTTCTTCCATCGCCGTCGATTCCGTTATTCGAATGGGCACC GCTGGCTTAATCTGGGGCTCCTGTTCTGGTCCTTACGACGCCAATAAATTAG GTCTTTCTGGCATTAATAGAGCTTCTTTTATT GCTAAGTCAGTTGGTCGGCTTGGCTTTCAGTGGG GATTGTTTGCTGCTATATTTTCTTCCACTCGGTGTGGGTTTCAGAGATATAGAAGACGAAATGATTGG GTTAATGTTTTGACTGCTGGTGTTGTAGCAGGGGCTGCTTTTGGTGCAGGTACCCGAAACTGGAAGCAGGTTGCTGGAGCAACAGGTCTCGTGTGTCTCTTATGTCATGTTGCTGAGGACTCCCGATAA
- the LOC101246066 gene encoding O-methyltransferase 1, chloroplastic isoform X6, translating into MEVFRGRVHFFPFSTQSTYFSIRARASFKVQQENDPFFQAAIERASLRFRESQSPDPLLIDPYVACLLPCNSLEDMDQQLHPYCLATKFIDDKLLETMQSTDGLKQVVLLTDGLDTRPYRLNWPKSTLVFDICPDKVFRGALQKLQDAGAKIPRGCMSFHVPSESFDVENTLCSKGFSGTRPSIWAFQGLPVVNLESFKDILSTVSNLAMKGCLFLGELPVWLAEMDVGDQSAIKKWLDDLFMSYGFRVKMIEYDEVARNLRQDSAKRVSEVSTSILFVAEHLRFSDDQMETWRTEFQRIEEEGDEEGFEEL; encoded by the exons ATGGAAGTGTTTCGAGGCAGAGttcattttttccccttttcaaCACAGAGCACATATTTCAGCATTAGAGCTCGAGCAAGCTTCAAGGTTCAACAAGAAAATGACCCTTTTTTCCAGGCCGCCATTGAACGAGCTTCACTTCGTTTCCGGGAGTCTCAATCTCCAG ATCCTCTCCTTATTGACCCTTATGTCGCCTGCCTTCTTCCTTGTAATAGTCTCGAAGACATGGATCAACAGCTGCACCCATACTGTCTTGCAACTAAGTTTATTGATGACAAGTTGCTTGAAACAATGCAGTCTACTGATGGACTGAAACAG GTTGTTTTGTTAACAGATGGACTGGATACGCGACCTTACAGGCTCAACTGGCCAAAATCAACTTTAGTATTTGACATATGCCCCGACAAAGTATTTAGAGGAGCACTTCAGAAGCttcaag ATGCTGGGGCTAAGATTCCAAGAGGATGCATGTCTTTTCATGTCCCATCAGAGTCTTTTGACGTAGAAAATACACTGTGCAGCAAAGGATTCAGCGGTACAAGACCAAGTATTTGGGCTTTTCAG GGATTGCCTGTTGTGAACTTGGAAAGTTTTAAAGATATCTTGTCTACTGTCAGTAATTTAGCCATGAAGGGATGTCTTTTTTTGGGAGAACTTCCTGTCTGGCTGGCTGAAATGGATGTTGGAGACCAG TCTGCCATAAAGAAGTGGCTTGACGATCTCTTCATGAGCTATGGTTTTCGGGTTAAGATGATTGAATATGATGAAGTTGCACGAAACCTCAGGCAAGATTCTGCAAAAAGAGTGTCAGAAGTCAGCACAAGCATACTTTTTGTTGCAGAGCATCTACGTTTCTCTGATGATCAG ATGGAAACCTGGAGGACAGAATTTCAGAGAATAGAGGAAGAAGGGGATGAAGAAGGCTTTGAGGAGCTTTAG
- the LOC101246066 gene encoding O-methyltransferase 1, chloroplastic isoform X1: MEVFRGRVHFFPFSTQSTYFSIRARASFKVQQENDPFFQAAIERASLRFRESQSPDPLLIDPYVACLLPCNSLEDMDQQLHPYCLATKFIDDKLLETMQSTDGLKQVVLLTDGLDTRPYRLNWPKSTLVFDICPDKVFRGALQKLQAHEAYPYGTTVDDIDAGAKIPRGCMSFHVPSESFDVENTLCSKGFSGTRPSIWAFQGLPVVNLESFKDILSTVSNLAMKGCLFLGELPVWLAEMDVGDQVGDLSAIKKWLDDLFMSYGFRVKMIEYDEVARNLRQDSAKRVSEVSTSILFVAEHLRFSDDQMETWRTEFQRIEEEGDEEGFEEL, translated from the exons ATGGAAGTGTTTCGAGGCAGAGttcattttttccccttttcaaCACAGAGCACATATTTCAGCATTAGAGCTCGAGCAAGCTTCAAGGTTCAACAAGAAAATGACCCTTTTTTCCAGGCCGCCATTGAACGAGCTTCACTTCGTTTCCGGGAGTCTCAATCTCCAG ATCCTCTCCTTATTGACCCTTATGTCGCCTGCCTTCTTCCTTGTAATAGTCTCGAAGACATGGATCAACAGCTGCACCCATACTGTCTTGCAACTAAGTTTATTGATGACAAGTTGCTTGAAACAATGCAGTCTACTGATGGACTGAAACAG GTTGTTTTGTTAACAGATGGACTGGATACGCGACCTTACAGGCTCAACTGGCCAAAATCAACTTTAGTATTTGACATATGCCCCGACAAAGTATTTAGAGGAGCACTTCAGAAGCttcaag CACATGAAGCATATCCTTATGGTACCACTGTGGATGACATAGATGCTGGGGCTAAGATTCCAAGAGGATGCATGTCTTTTCATGTCCCATCAGAGTCTTTTGACGTAGAAAATACACTGTGCAGCAAAGGATTCAGCGGTACAAGACCAAGTATTTGGGCTTTTCAG GGATTGCCTGTTGTGAACTTGGAAAGTTTTAAAGATATCTTGTCTACTGTCAGTAATTTAGCCATGAAGGGATGTCTTTTTTTGGGAGAACTTCCTGTCTGGCTGGCTGAAATGGATGTTGGAGACCAGGTTGGTGATCTT TCTGCCATAAAGAAGTGGCTTGACGATCTCTTCATGAGCTATGGTTTTCGGGTTAAGATGATTGAATATGATGAAGTTGCACGAAACCTCAGGCAAGATTCTGCAAAAAGAGTGTCAGAAGTCAGCACAAGCATACTTTTTGTTGCAGAGCATCTACGTTTCTCTGATGATCAG ATGGAAACCTGGAGGACAGAATTTCAGAGAATAGAGGAAGAAGGGGATGAAGAAGGCTTTGAGGAGCTTTAG
- the LOC101246066 gene encoding O-methyltransferase 1, chloroplastic isoform X3 yields MEVFRGRVHFFPFSTQSTYFSIRARASFKVQQENDPFFQAAIERASLRFRESQSPDPLLIDPYVACLLPCNSLEDMDQQLHPYCLATKFIDDKLLETMQSTDGLKQVVLLTDGLDTRPYRLNWPKSTLVFDICPDKVFRGALQKLQAHEAYPYGTTVDDIDAGAKIPRGCMSFHVPSESFDVENTLCSKGFSGTRPSIWAFQGLPVVNLESFKDILSTVSNLAMKGCLFLGELPVWLAEMDVGDQSAIKKWLDDLFMSYGFRVKMIEYDEVARNLRQDSAKRVSEVSTSILFVAEHLRFSDDQMETWRTEFQRIEEEGDEEGFEEL; encoded by the exons ATGGAAGTGTTTCGAGGCAGAGttcattttttccccttttcaaCACAGAGCACATATTTCAGCATTAGAGCTCGAGCAAGCTTCAAGGTTCAACAAGAAAATGACCCTTTTTTCCAGGCCGCCATTGAACGAGCTTCACTTCGTTTCCGGGAGTCTCAATCTCCAG ATCCTCTCCTTATTGACCCTTATGTCGCCTGCCTTCTTCCTTGTAATAGTCTCGAAGACATGGATCAACAGCTGCACCCATACTGTCTTGCAACTAAGTTTATTGATGACAAGTTGCTTGAAACAATGCAGTCTACTGATGGACTGAAACAG GTTGTTTTGTTAACAGATGGACTGGATACGCGACCTTACAGGCTCAACTGGCCAAAATCAACTTTAGTATTTGACATATGCCCCGACAAAGTATTTAGAGGAGCACTTCAGAAGCttcaag CACATGAAGCATATCCTTATGGTACCACTGTGGATGACATAGATGCTGGGGCTAAGATTCCAAGAGGATGCATGTCTTTTCATGTCCCATCAGAGTCTTTTGACGTAGAAAATACACTGTGCAGCAAAGGATTCAGCGGTACAAGACCAAGTATTTGGGCTTTTCAG GGATTGCCTGTTGTGAACTTGGAAAGTTTTAAAGATATCTTGTCTACTGTCAGTAATTTAGCCATGAAGGGATGTCTTTTTTTGGGAGAACTTCCTGTCTGGCTGGCTGAAATGGATGTTGGAGACCAG TCTGCCATAAAGAAGTGGCTTGACGATCTCTTCATGAGCTATGGTTTTCGGGTTAAGATGATTGAATATGATGAAGTTGCACGAAACCTCAGGCAAGATTCTGCAAAAAGAGTGTCAGAAGTCAGCACAAGCATACTTTTTGTTGCAGAGCATCTACGTTTCTCTGATGATCAG ATGGAAACCTGGAGGACAGAATTTCAGAGAATAGAGGAAGAAGGGGATGAAGAAGGCTTTGAGGAGCTTTAG
- the LOC101246066 gene encoding O-methyltransferase 1, chloroplastic isoform X2, with translation MEVFRGRVHFFPFSTQSTYFSIRARASFKVQQENDPFFQAAIERASLRFRESQSPDPLLIDPYVACLLPCNSLEDMDQQLHPYCLATKFIDDKLLETMQSTDGLKQVVLLTDGLDTRPYRLNWPKSTLVFDICPDKVFRGALQKLQAYPYGTTVDDIDAGAKIPRGCMSFHVPSESFDVENTLCSKGFSGTRPSIWAFQGLPVVNLESFKDILSTVSNLAMKGCLFLGELPVWLAEMDVGDQVGDLSAIKKWLDDLFMSYGFRVKMIEYDEVARNLRQDSAKRVSEVSTSILFVAEHLRFSDDQMETWRTEFQRIEEEGDEEGFEEL, from the exons ATGGAAGTGTTTCGAGGCAGAGttcattttttccccttttcaaCACAGAGCACATATTTCAGCATTAGAGCTCGAGCAAGCTTCAAGGTTCAACAAGAAAATGACCCTTTTTTCCAGGCCGCCATTGAACGAGCTTCACTTCGTTTCCGGGAGTCTCAATCTCCAG ATCCTCTCCTTATTGACCCTTATGTCGCCTGCCTTCTTCCTTGTAATAGTCTCGAAGACATGGATCAACAGCTGCACCCATACTGTCTTGCAACTAAGTTTATTGATGACAAGTTGCTTGAAACAATGCAGTCTACTGATGGACTGAAACAG GTTGTTTTGTTAACAGATGGACTGGATACGCGACCTTACAGGCTCAACTGGCCAAAATCAACTTTAGTATTTGACATATGCCCCGACAAAGTATTTAGAGGAGCACTTCAGAAGCttcaag CATATCCTTATGGTACCACTGTGGATGACATAGATGCTGGGGCTAAGATTCCAAGAGGATGCATGTCTTTTCATGTCCCATCAGAGTCTTTTGACGTAGAAAATACACTGTGCAGCAAAGGATTCAGCGGTACAAGACCAAGTATTTGGGCTTTTCAG GGATTGCCTGTTGTGAACTTGGAAAGTTTTAAAGATATCTTGTCTACTGTCAGTAATTTAGCCATGAAGGGATGTCTTTTTTTGGGAGAACTTCCTGTCTGGCTGGCTGAAATGGATGTTGGAGACCAGGTTGGTGATCTT TCTGCCATAAAGAAGTGGCTTGACGATCTCTTCATGAGCTATGGTTTTCGGGTTAAGATGATTGAATATGATGAAGTTGCACGAAACCTCAGGCAAGATTCTGCAAAAAGAGTGTCAGAAGTCAGCACAAGCATACTTTTTGTTGCAGAGCATCTACGTTTCTCTGATGATCAG ATGGAAACCTGGAGGACAGAATTTCAGAGAATAGAGGAAGAAGGGGATGAAGAAGGCTTTGAGGAGCTTTAG
- the LOC101246066 gene encoding O-methyltransferase 1, chloroplastic isoform X4, with the protein MEVFRGRVHFFPFSTQSTYFSIRARASFKVQQENDPFFQAAIERASLRFRESQSPDPLLIDPYVACLLPCNSLEDMDQQLHPYCLATKFIDDKLLETMQSTDGLKQVVLLTDGLDTRPYRLNWPKSTLVFDICPDKVFRGALQKLQAYPYGTTVDDIDAGAKIPRGCMSFHVPSESFDVENTLCSKGFSGTRPSIWAFQGLPVVNLESFKDILSTVSNLAMKGCLFLGELPVWLAEMDVGDQSAIKKWLDDLFMSYGFRVKMIEYDEVARNLRQDSAKRVSEVSTSILFVAEHLRFSDDQMETWRTEFQRIEEEGDEEGFEEL; encoded by the exons ATGGAAGTGTTTCGAGGCAGAGttcattttttccccttttcaaCACAGAGCACATATTTCAGCATTAGAGCTCGAGCAAGCTTCAAGGTTCAACAAGAAAATGACCCTTTTTTCCAGGCCGCCATTGAACGAGCTTCACTTCGTTTCCGGGAGTCTCAATCTCCAG ATCCTCTCCTTATTGACCCTTATGTCGCCTGCCTTCTTCCTTGTAATAGTCTCGAAGACATGGATCAACAGCTGCACCCATACTGTCTTGCAACTAAGTTTATTGATGACAAGTTGCTTGAAACAATGCAGTCTACTGATGGACTGAAACAG GTTGTTTTGTTAACAGATGGACTGGATACGCGACCTTACAGGCTCAACTGGCCAAAATCAACTTTAGTATTTGACATATGCCCCGACAAAGTATTTAGAGGAGCACTTCAGAAGCttcaag CATATCCTTATGGTACCACTGTGGATGACATAGATGCTGGGGCTAAGATTCCAAGAGGATGCATGTCTTTTCATGTCCCATCAGAGTCTTTTGACGTAGAAAATACACTGTGCAGCAAAGGATTCAGCGGTACAAGACCAAGTATTTGGGCTTTTCAG GGATTGCCTGTTGTGAACTTGGAAAGTTTTAAAGATATCTTGTCTACTGTCAGTAATTTAGCCATGAAGGGATGTCTTTTTTTGGGAGAACTTCCTGTCTGGCTGGCTGAAATGGATGTTGGAGACCAG TCTGCCATAAAGAAGTGGCTTGACGATCTCTTCATGAGCTATGGTTTTCGGGTTAAGATGATTGAATATGATGAAGTTGCACGAAACCTCAGGCAAGATTCTGCAAAAAGAGTGTCAGAAGTCAGCACAAGCATACTTTTTGTTGCAGAGCATCTACGTTTCTCTGATGATCAG ATGGAAACCTGGAGGACAGAATTTCAGAGAATAGAGGAAGAAGGGGATGAAGAAGGCTTTGAGGAGCTTTAG
- the LOC101246066 gene encoding O-methyltransferase 1, chloroplastic isoform X5, whose translation MEVFRGRVHFFPFSTQSTYFSIRARASFKVQQENDPFFQAAIERASLRFRESQSPDPLLIDPYVACLLPCNSLEDMDQQLHPYCLATKFIDDKLLETMQSTDGLKQVVLLTDGLDTRPYRLNWPKSTLVFDICPDKVFRGALQKLQDAGAKIPRGCMSFHVPSESFDVENTLCSKGFSGTRPSIWAFQGLPVVNLESFKDILSTVSNLAMKGCLFLGELPVWLAEMDVGDQVGDLSAIKKWLDDLFMSYGFRVKMIEYDEVARNLRQDSAKRVSEVSTSILFVAEHLRFSDDQMETWRTEFQRIEEEGDEEGFEEL comes from the exons ATGGAAGTGTTTCGAGGCAGAGttcattttttccccttttcaaCACAGAGCACATATTTCAGCATTAGAGCTCGAGCAAGCTTCAAGGTTCAACAAGAAAATGACCCTTTTTTCCAGGCCGCCATTGAACGAGCTTCACTTCGTTTCCGGGAGTCTCAATCTCCAG ATCCTCTCCTTATTGACCCTTATGTCGCCTGCCTTCTTCCTTGTAATAGTCTCGAAGACATGGATCAACAGCTGCACCCATACTGTCTTGCAACTAAGTTTATTGATGACAAGTTGCTTGAAACAATGCAGTCTACTGATGGACTGAAACAG GTTGTTTTGTTAACAGATGGACTGGATACGCGACCTTACAGGCTCAACTGGCCAAAATCAACTTTAGTATTTGACATATGCCCCGACAAAGTATTTAGAGGAGCACTTCAGAAGCttcaag ATGCTGGGGCTAAGATTCCAAGAGGATGCATGTCTTTTCATGTCCCATCAGAGTCTTTTGACGTAGAAAATACACTGTGCAGCAAAGGATTCAGCGGTACAAGACCAAGTATTTGGGCTTTTCAG GGATTGCCTGTTGTGAACTTGGAAAGTTTTAAAGATATCTTGTCTACTGTCAGTAATTTAGCCATGAAGGGATGTCTTTTTTTGGGAGAACTTCCTGTCTGGCTGGCTGAAATGGATGTTGGAGACCAGGTTGGTGATCTT TCTGCCATAAAGAAGTGGCTTGACGATCTCTTCATGAGCTATGGTTTTCGGGTTAAGATGATTGAATATGATGAAGTTGCACGAAACCTCAGGCAAGATTCTGCAAAAAGAGTGTCAGAAGTCAGCACAAGCATACTTTTTGTTGCAGAGCATCTACGTTTCTCTGATGATCAG ATGGAAACCTGGAGGACAGAATTTCAGAGAATAGAGGAAGAAGGGGATGAAGAAGGCTTTGAGGAGCTTTAG
- the LOC101245771 gene encoding pentatricopeptide repeat-containing protein At4g20770 — protein sequence MHARINTAYLVNLLQTSIDTKAYSAGKLLHAHILRIGLSADTFLLNRLIELYSKSGHIHTARHLFDQMLEPNVYSWHSLLTAYCKQGQLDNAHELFSNMPERNTVSWNTLISAFARNHHETKALKVYSQMNAHGFSPTHITFASVLSACGGLAELEYGRVSHASAVKYGLHKNVYVGNALLSLYVKCSCPRDALIAFRELDEPNEVSFTAMMCGLVDNHQVEEAFEMFRLIQRSGIRIDSVTLSSVLRGCAKRRGLNFGWNGETDSDLPNTHGKQVHCFTIKLGFQGDLHVCNSLLDMYAKNGDMESAVVLFGNLSETSTVSWNVMISGFGQNHDKERAKEYMERMRGMGVEPDDVTYINMLAAYVKSGDVENGRLIFESMACPSLISWNAILSGYSQNEEHLKALKLFREMQFQNLRPDRTTLAIILSSCSEIGFLESGVQVHATSLKCVFPGDIYIASGLIGMYLKCGRVEAAVRIFDGLTQADIVCWNSLITGLSYNSLDKEAFTFFKRMLQMGMLPNEFSFATTLSCCTKLSSLSQGRQLHGLIIKDGYGNDVVVGSTLIDMYSKCGDVDEARVHFDMMPYKNIITWNEMIHGYAQNGCGDEAIFLYEDMICSGGIPDVITFIAALTACSHSGLVNLGLKIFNSMQQQYGLMPLADHYTCMIDCLGRAARFSEIQELIDKMSCKDDSVVWEVLLSSCRLHGNVTLARRAAEELIRLNPQNSAPYVLLANMYTSLGRWDDTEEIRAAMLERQVTKDPGFSWG from the coding sequence atgcatgCCAGGATCAACACTGCCTACTTGGTGAATCTCTTACAAACCTCCATTGACACCAAAGCTTACAGTGCAGGCAAACTTCTTCATGCCCATATACTACGAATTGGCCTTTCTGCTGATACATTCCTCCTAAACCGTCTCATAGAATTGTATTCCAAATCTGGCCATATTCACACCGCACGACACCTGTTCGATCAAATGCTTGAACCAAATGTATATTCTTGGCACTCCCTCTTGACTGCTTATTGTAAGCAAGGTCAGCTTGACAATGCCCATGAGCTATTTTCGAATATGCCTGAAAGAAACACTGTATCATGGAACACTCTCATCAGTGCATTTGCTCGAAACCATCATGAAACAAAGGCCTTGAAGGTTTATTCTCAAATGAACGCACATGGTTTCTCGCCGACCCATATCACATTCGCCAGCGTTTTAAGCGCCTGTGGCGGGTTAGCTGAATTGGAGTACGGCAGGGTGTCTCATGCTTCTGCTGTCAAGTATGGGCTTCACAAGAATGTGTATGTTGGGAATGCTTTGTTGAGCTTGTATGTAAAATGTAGCTGCCCTAGGGATGCATTGATAGCCTTTAGGGAGTTGGATGAGCCTAATGAGGTTTCCTTCACGGCAATGATGTGTGGATTGGTAGACAATCACCAAGTGGAAGAGGCATTTGAAATGTTTAGGTTAATCCAGAGGAGTGGAATTAGGATTGACTCTGTTACATTGTCTAGTGTACTGAGAGGTTGTGCTAAACGCAGGGGTTTGAATTTTGGTTGGAATGGTGAGACTGATAGTGATCTACCTAATACGCATGGGAAGCAAGTCCATTGTTTCACCATTAAACTTGGATTTCAAGGAGACCTTCACGTGTGTAACTCCTTGCTTGACATGTATGCAAAAAATGGTGACATGGAAAGTGCTGTAGTATTGTTTGGAAACCTTTCTGAAACTAGTACTGTTTCTTGGAATGTTATGATAAGTGGGTTTGGACAGAATCATGATAAAGAAAGAGCGAAGGAGTACATGGAAAGGATGCGGGGTATGGGTGTTGAACCAGATGATGTTACTTACATAAATATGCTCGCGGCTTATGTTAAATCAGGGGATGTTGAAAATGGCCGCTTGATATTTGAGAGCATGGCTTGCCCTAGCTTGATTTCATGGAATGCTATTCTTTCAGGCTATTCACAGAATGAGGAGCATCTCAAGGCACTAAAGCTTTTCAGAGAAATGCAATTTCAAAATCTGCGACCTGATCGGACCACTTTGGCTATCATACTTAGTTCATGTTCTGAGATTGGGTTTCTAGAAAGTGGGGTGCAGGTCCATGCTACTTCATTGAAGTGTGTGTTTCCTGGAGACATATATATAGCTAGTGGTCTTATTGGTATGTACCTAAAATGTGGTAGAGTAGAAGCGGCTGTACGTATTTTTGATGGGCTCACTCAAGCAGATATAGTGTGTTGGAATTCTCTAATTACTGGTTTATCCTATAATTCATTGGATAAAGAAGCTTTTACTTTCTTTAAGCGAATGCTACAGATGGGGATGTTACCTAATGAGTTCTCATTTGCTACTACACTGAGTTGCTGTACAAAGCTATCCTCATTATCGCAAGGGAGACAACTTCATGGGCTGATAATTAAAGATGGGTATGGTAATGATGTTGTAGTCGGAAGTACTCTGATTGACATGTATTCCAAATGTGGCGATGTAGATGAGGCCAGGGTACATTTTGACATGATGCCCTATAAGAATATAATTACATGGAACGAAATGATACATGGCTATGCACAAAATGGTTGTGGAGATGAAGCTATTTTCTTGTATGAAGACATGATCTGTTCAGGAGGAATTCCTGatgttataacttttattgcCGCTCTAACTGCTTGTAGTCACTCTGGGCTTGTCAATCTGGGGCTTAAGATATTCAATTCAATGCAGCAACAATATGGGTTGATGCCACTTGCTGATCATTACACTTGCATGATTGATTGTTTGGGTCGCGCTGCCCGGTTCAGTGAAATACAAGAACTCATTGATAAGATGTCATGCAAAGATGACTCTGTTGTCTGGGAGGTTTTGCTTAGTTCTTGTAGGCTCCACGGAAATGTAACTTTAGCAAGGCGGGCAGCAGAGGAGCTAATCCGTCTTAATCCTCAGAATTCCGCCCCTTATGTACTTCTAGCAAATATGTATACATCGTTAGGGAGATGGGATGATACAGAGGAAATTAGAGCTGCTATGTTGGAAAGGCAGGTAACTAAGGATCCTGGCTTTAGCTGGGGGTGA